The bacterium BMS3Abin08 genome has a window encoding:
- the qseF gene encoding transcriptional regulatory protein QseF, translating to MSEKVLVVDDKKDMLVFLERLLSTELNVQVVGVTRGRDAVGAISGDGVDVVITDVKMPGKDGIALLEDLRKIDSDLIVIILTGYGTVDLAVEALKKGAYDFLTKPVDNERLIHTLKRALEYRRVLKEKRFLEERVKYASLKRELIGESDVMANLLDRIRTIAETGETVLITGETGTGKELAARTTHRFSRRSKGPFIAVNCPAIPESILESELFGYRKGAFTSAVSDRKGLFEAADGGTLFLDEIGDIPLSVQSKLLRVLQEKEFKPLGDTASVKVNVRVIASTNQEIERKIEDGQFRDDLYYRLNVITVRMPSLNDRVDDIPLLAEHFLIEYALEYGKSITGFSRDALDYLKVREWRGNVRELQNTIKRAVIFSKGSIIDRDAFEDTTQFGHFTGGVSCETMSMDYKTARNRVLEHFTVNYIRHLLKKTSGNVTHAARMAELERQSIQHLMRKYGIDSKDFR from the coding sequence ATGTCTGAAAAAGTCCTTGTTGTGGATGATAAAAAGGATATGCTTGTATTCCTTGAAAGACTTCTTTCAACTGAACTGAATGTACAGGTGGTGGGGGTGACGAGGGGGAGGGATGCCGTTGGCGCTATATCCGGTGATGGGGTTGATGTGGTGATCACCGACGTGAAGATGCCGGGGAAAGACGGGATCGCCCTGCTCGAGGATCTCAGGAAGATTGACAGCGACCTCATCGTGATCATACTGACAGGATACGGGACGGTGGATCTTGCTGTTGAGGCACTAAAGAAGGGTGCCTATGATTTCCTGACCAAACCGGTAGATAACGAGAGGTTAATCCATACGTTAAAGAGGGCGCTGGAGTACAGGAGGGTTCTTAAAGAGAAGCGTTTTCTCGAAGAACGCGTGAAGTATGCCTCCCTGAAGAGGGAGTTGATTGGTGAGAGTGATGTGATGGCCAACCTTCTTGACAGGATCAGGACCATTGCAGAGACGGGTGAGACCGTCCTGATTACAGGAGAGACCGGGACCGGCAAGGAACTGGCTGCCCGAACGACCCACCGTTTCAGCAGACGATCGAAGGGACCCTTTATCGCTGTGAACTGCCCTGCCATCCCCGAGTCCATCCTCGAAAGTGAACTCTTCGGCTACAGGAAGGGGGCCTTTACCTCTGCCGTCAGCGACAGAAAGGGCCTCTTTGAGGCGGCCGATGGCGGAACGCTCTTCCTCGATGAGATCGGAGATATCCCTCTCTCCGTTCAGAGTAAACTCCTCAGGGTTCTTCAGGAAAAGGAGTTCAAACCCCTTGGGGATACAGCGAGTGTGAAGGTGAATGTAAGGGTCATCGCTTCAACGAACCAGGAGATTGAGAGGAAGATTGAAGATGGCCAGTTCAGAGACGATCTCTATTACAGGTTGAATGTGATTACCGTAAGGATGCCCTCTTTAAATGATCGGGTTGATGATATTCCTCTCCTTGCAGAGCATTTCCTTATAGAGTACGCCCTTGAGTACGGCAAGAGTATAACGGGTTTTTCCCGGGACGCCCTGGATTATCTTAAGGTCAGAGAGTGGAGGGGAAATGTCCGGGAGCTTCAGAATACAATAAAGAGGGCCGTTATCTTTTCAAAAGGGTCCATTATAGACAGGGATGCCTTTGAGGATACAACTCAGTTTGGGCATTTCACCGGTGGTGTCTCCTGTGAAACCATGTCGATGGATTATAAGACGGCTCGAAACAGGGTCCTTGAGCATTTTACCGTGAACTATATCAGGCATCTTCTCAAGAAGACCTCAGGCAATGTGACTCATGCCGCACGGATGGC
- the kinE_2 gene encoding sporulation kinase E: MKPLRDMSLTTKFFLGIGFIVIFFWCLFNVLIYFNLKDTSINQTYEKTDILFSHIQATVQYIRKQVRPKLFHILPEDSFIPEAMSVSFMNKGIMSEFKKSFPDFEYRRVAINPMNPRNSPNKLDLRYIGLFRNKKIEKIREVVKQNGKRYFIQARPIVIEKECLLCHGDPANAPVSLVRLYGKKGGFYRTAGEIIGVESIAIPIDEAFLQIKGLVFSIFLTGIVGVVFLFLSVNYYINIVAVKPIKDVSRFFKSVVKGEKDLDTRVEVASKDEIGELAEAFNRMMAYLKNSQDKMKGSELKYRRIFEGSKDTILIADCEGFIQDVNPAGLELFGCEDKSNLIRHKTFYDIFINKDDYTDFLDRMKNVGFVKDYETQLRGIDGGLIDVLITANFRRSDDGEICGFEAIVKDISEWKRVQDRLKEADRLASIGQLAAGLAHELNNPLGIILGYSGILMKELREKDGVRSDIGVISRNAETCKRIVEDLLKFSRRTETRPELLDIHRLVDGVVEMLSYQVEAKGVDIARKYSSSVPEVMLDREKMRQVFMNIIVNAIQAVSPGGEIMIESNCNKSPSRIFISVRDNGVGIPEEIRGRIFEPFFTTKEPGEGTGLGLSVSYGIVKEHHGDIIVESEVGRGSTFTVSLPMERGVRSGHV, from the coding sequence ATGAAACCCCTCAGAGACATGAGCCTCACCACCAAGTTCTTTCTTGGAATCGGTTTTATCGTTATCTTTTTCTGGTGCCTCTTCAACGTCCTCATTTATTTCAATCTAAAGGATACAAGCATCAACCAGACTTATGAAAAGACAGATATCCTCTTTTCTCATATACAGGCAACGGTTCAATATATTAGAAAACAGGTGCGTCCCAAGCTGTTTCATATCCTGCCGGAAGATTCTTTTATCCCCGAAGCCATGTCGGTTTCGTTCATGAACAAGGGAATTATGTCGGAGTTCAAGAAGTCCTTCCCCGATTTTGAATACCGGAGGGTGGCAATCAACCCGATGAACCCCCGGAACAGCCCGAATAAGCTCGATTTGCGATACATAGGGCTCTTCAGGAATAAAAAAATTGAGAAAATACGGGAAGTGGTAAAGCAGAATGGAAAGAGATACTTTATACAGGCCCGCCCGATAGTTATAGAGAAGGAATGTCTTTTATGCCACGGGGATCCTGCTAATGCGCCGGTATCCCTTGTCAGGTTGTATGGCAAAAAAGGGGGGTTTTACAGAACCGCCGGAGAAATCATCGGAGTCGAGTCCATTGCAATCCCCATAGACGAGGCCTTTCTGCAGATCAAGGGACTGGTCTTCTCTATTTTTCTGACCGGGATTGTGGGAGTTGTATTCCTCTTTCTTTCGGTGAACTACTACATAAATATCGTTGCTGTAAAACCGATAAAGGATGTAAGCAGGTTTTTCAAGTCTGTCGTCAAGGGCGAGAAAGACCTCGATACGAGGGTTGAGGTCGCGAGTAAAGACGAGATCGGTGAACTGGCCGAGGCATTCAACCGAATGATGGCTTATCTGAAGAACTCACAGGATAAAATGAAGGGTTCCGAGTTGAAATACAGGCGTATTTTTGAAGGCTCGAAGGACACGATACTGATTGCCGACTGTGAAGGATTTATCCAGGACGTTAATCCTGCAGGGCTCGAACTCTTTGGATGTGAAGACAAGTCAAACCTGATCCGGCATAAGACGTTCTATGACATCTTTATCAATAAGGATGATTATACCGACTTCCTCGACAGGATGAAGAATGTAGGCTTTGTTAAAGACTACGAGACACAACTGAGGGGTATTGACGGCGGGTTGATAGACGTACTTATTACAGCAAATTTCCGGAGGAGTGATGATGGAGAGATATGTGGGTTCGAGGCGATCGTAAAGGATATCAGTGAGTGGAAGAGGGTACAGGACCGGCTAAAGGAGGCAGACCGTTTAGCATCCATAGGCCAGCTTGCTGCCGGGCTTGCTCATGAGCTTAACAACCCCTTGGGGATTATCCTCGGGTACTCCGGGATACTGATGAAAGAACTAAGAGAAAAAGACGGCGTAAGATCGGATATAGGGGTGATCAGCCGGAACGCGGAGACATGTAAACGGATAGTTGAGGACCTGCTGAAGTTTTCACGCCGCACTGAAACACGTCCTGAATTGCTCGATATTCACAGGCTGGTTGACGGGGTTGTAGAGATGCTTTCCTATCAAGTTGAGGCGAAGGGGGTTGATATAGCAAGAAAGTACTCATCCTCTGTGCCTGAGGTGATGCTTGACCGGGAAAAGATGAGACAGGTCTTTATGAATATTATAGTGAACGCCATACAGGCAGTCTCTCCCGGTGGGGAGATAATGATAGAAAGCAACTGCAATAAGTCTCCGTCCCGGATTTTCATTTCTGTGCGGGACAACGGCGTGGGTATCCCGGAGGAGATCAGGGGAAGGATATTTGAACCCTTCTTTACAACGAAGGAGCCCGGGGAAGGGACGGGGCTCGGTCTTTCAGTAAGCTATGGTATAGTAAAGGAACACCATGGCGATATTATTGTTGAATCCGAGGTCGGCAGAGGCAGCACCTTTACGGTCTCTCTGCCTATGGAAAGGGGCGTGAGGAGCGGTCATGTCTGA
- the pheS gene encoding phenylalanine--tRNA ligase alpha subunit, with product MVMEDIKGLRDGFLSDLKGLNTLRQLRDLKVRYLGKKGLLTQQLRSLSLLPKEERPEAGKEINELKRFVEEEIERLEAALSERDMVEKVASESLDITLPGKYIQPGTIHPVNQVLEEIIDIFTFMGFTVEEGPEVELDYYNFEALNIPKDHPARDMQDTFYVETGVGDSTPGMEYTFESDVVLRTHTSPVQIRVMERRNPPFRVIAPGKVYRCDADVSHTPMFHQVEGLMVGEDITFAHLKGILEVFIHNLFGPDTPVRFRPSYFPFTEPSAEVDIGCILCGGQGCRVCKGTGWLEVLGSGMVHPRVFEAVNYDTEKYTGFAFGMGVERLTMLKYGIDDIRLFFENGLRFLKQF from the coding sequence ATGGTAATGGAAGATATAAAGGGGCTCAGGGACGGCTTCCTGTCTGATTTGAAAGGTTTAAATACACTCCGGCAACTAAGGGACTTAAAGGTCAGGTATCTGGGTAAGAAGGGATTGCTGACCCAACAACTCAGGTCCCTTTCGTTGCTGCCGAAGGAGGAACGTCCGGAGGCCGGGAAAGAGATCAATGAACTGAAGAGGTTTGTTGAAGAAGAGATCGAAAGGCTGGAGGCAGCATTATCCGAGAGGGATATGGTGGAAAAGGTCGCCTCGGAATCCCTCGATATAACCCTTCCCGGTAAATATATTCAACCAGGCACAATCCATCCGGTTAATCAGGTTCTTGAAGAAATTATCGATATTTTTACCTTCATGGGATTTACAGTTGAAGAAGGTCCCGAGGTTGAACTTGATTACTATAATTTTGAGGCGCTGAACATACCAAAGGATCATCCTGCCAGGGACATGCAGGATACCTTCTATGTAGAGACAGGGGTCGGGGACAGCACCCCCGGTATGGAGTATACATTTGAAAGCGATGTGGTGCTGAGGACCCATACCTCACCTGTCCAGATCAGGGTAATGGAGCGGAGAAATCCCCCATTCCGTGTTATTGCCCCCGGTAAGGTCTACAGGTGTGATGCCGATGTTTCTCACACACCGATGTTCCATCAGGTTGAGGGCCTGATGGTTGGAGAGGATATCACCTTTGCCCACCTGAAGGGAATTCTTGAGGTTTTTATCCACAACCTCTTTGGCCCTGATACTCCTGTGAGATTCAGGCCCAGTTATTTCCCCTTCACGGAACCGTCGGCTGAGGTGGATATTGGATGTATCCTTTGCGGAGGACAGGGGTGCAGGGTCTGTAAAGGAACCGGGTGGCTTGAAGTCCTCGGGTCAGGTATGGTTCACCCCAGGGTATTTGAAGCCGTGAACTACGATACCGAGAAATATACGGGGTTTGCCTTTGGCATGGGAGTTGAAAGGCTCACAATGCTCAAATACGGCATAGATGATATAAGGCTCTTCTTTGAAAATGGCCTTCGGTTCTTAAAACAGTTTTGA
- the rplT gene encoding 50S ribosomal protein L20: MPRAKGGFKTRRRRKKVLKMASGFYGARSRCYKVAKQAVEHALQDAYRDRRAKKRDFRRLWIIRINAAARQAGMTYGEFICGLKKAEIGLDRKVLAEIAYSDPNTFGELVEKAKQALAA, translated from the coding sequence ATGCCAAGGGCAAAGGGTGGTTTCAAGACAAGAAGAAGGAGGAAGAAAGTCCTCAAGATGGCCAGCGGTTTTTACGGGGCCAGAAGCAGATGTTACAAGGTTGCAAAACAGGCCGTTGAACATGCACTGCAGGATGCCTACAGGGACAGAAGGGCAAAGAAGCGTGATTTCAGGCGTCTCTGGATAATAAGGATTAATGCTGCAGCAAGGCAGGCCGGTATGACCTATGGTGAGTTTATCTGTGGCCTAAAGAAGGCTGAAATCGGCCTTGACAGGAAGGTTCTCGCTGAAATTGCCTACAGTGATCCCAATACATTTGGTGAACTCGTTGAAAAGGCAAAGCAGGCACTTGCTGCATAA
- the rpmI gene encoding 50S ribosomal protein L35: MPKMKTHRGAAKRFKITGTGKVKRWKANKSHLLTGKPAKRTRRLRQGDTVDKTQEKSIKKMMPYG, from the coding sequence ATGCCGAAGATGAAGACCCATAGAGGTGCAGCAAAGAGATTCAAGATAACCGGAACAGGTAAGGTTAAGAGATGGAAGGCAAACAAGAGCCATCTCCTCACAGGGAAGCCCGCAAAGAGGACAAGGAGGCTCAGACAGGGCGATACAGTGGATAAGACCCAGGAGAAGTCCATTAAGAAGATGATGCCGTATGGATAG
- the infC gene encoding translation initiation factor IF-3 yields MRLVDVDGQQVGVVPISEALKKAEERELDLVEVAPQAKPPVCKILDYGKFKYQQNKKHSHRKTVDVKEIKVRPRIGDHDLELKIRNTIRFLDSGHKVKVSLFFRGREIVRPELGMQVFEKIIERLGDQYNIEAKPKLQGKSIIMVVSPK; encoded by the coding sequence GTGAGGCTTGTCGATGTAGATGGCCAACAGGTCGGGGTTGTTCCAATTTCAGAAGCCCTCAAGAAGGCTGAGGAACGAGAGCTTGACCTGGTGGAAGTAGCTCCACAGGCAAAGCCCCCGGTCTGTAAAATCCTTGATTACGGTAAGTTCAAGTACCAGCAGAACAAGAAACACTCCCACCGGAAGACGGTTGACGTCAAAGAGATAAAGGTCAGGCCACGTATAGGTGATCATGACCTTGAACTGAAGATCAGGAATACCATCCGGTTTCTGGATAGCGGGCACAAGGTAAAGGTCTCTCTCTTTTTCAGGGGAAGGGAGATTGTGAGGCCTGAACTTGGCATGCAGGTGTTTGAGAAGATTATCGAACGGCTTGGTGACCAGTATAATATAGAGGCTAAACCAAAACTTCAGGGTAAAAGCATAATAATGGTTGTATCACCAAAGTAG
- the thrS gene encoding threonine--tRNA ligase encodes MSGEELRKFLRKIRAVAVKVEGQLRDLASVNDLSDESVIEPVPLDSPEGLEIYRHSTSHVMAHAVKDLFPGTMVAIGPATDEGFYYDFDMERALTPEDLEKIEKRMKDIIKKNSPFLRKDIRRDEANEFFRRTGEDYKVEIVEEIEDDHVSVYEEDGFVDLCRGPHLPSTGYIKAFKLLSIAGAYWRGDERKKMLQRIYGTAFTDKAQLREYLDFLEEVKKRDHRRLGKALDLFSINEEIGPGLILWHPDGALIRKTIEDFWRDEHLKADYKLLYTPHIAKLNLWEKSGHLDFYRENMYSPMEVEGINYELKPMNCPFHIAIFNSGLKSYRELPIRYAELGTVYRFERSGVLHGLLRVRGFTQDDAHIFCREDQIEEEILNVLDFTLFVLRTFGFDRYDIYLSTRPEKYVGSLDSWERATNALKTALDNKGLAYEIDPGEGVFYGPKIDIKVKDSLMRQWQCSTIQVDFNNPERFDVTYRGADGKEHKPIMIHRALMGSLERFFGILIEHYAGAFPLWLAPVQMAVITVAERHIEFAGEVLSGFKRSGIRAEPYFENEKVGYKIRQVSVRKVPYSVIIGDKEIESGLLPVRKRGGEQSGPYLPEDLVSGLAEEIGDRRLKLKL; translated from the coding sequence TTGTCCGGAGAGGAACTCCGGAAGTTCTTGCGTAAGATCAGGGCCGTGGCCGTGAAGGTGGAGGGGCAATTGCGGGATCTGGCGTCGGTGAATGACCTCTCTGATGAATCCGTCATCGAGCCTGTACCTCTTGATTCGCCGGAGGGGCTTGAGATTTACCGGCACAGCACCTCCCATGTAATGGCCCATGCCGTAAAGGATCTCTTTCCGGGAACCATGGTAGCGATAGGGCCTGCAACCGACGAGGGTTTTTACTATGACTTTGATATGGAGAGGGCGCTTACTCCCGAGGACCTTGAGAAGATAGAAAAAAGGATGAAGGATATTATAAAAAAGAACTCCCCCTTCCTGAGAAAAGATATCAGGAGGGATGAGGCCAATGAGTTTTTCAGGAGAACGGGCGAGGATTACAAGGTGGAGATCGTTGAGGAGATTGAGGACGATCATGTTTCAGTTTACGAGGAGGACGGTTTTGTTGACCTCTGCAGGGGGCCGCATCTGCCTTCAACCGGTTATATCAAGGCCTTCAAGCTTCTCAGTATCGCAGGTGCCTACTGGAGAGGGGATGAACGGAAGAAGATGCTCCAGAGGATTTACGGTACCGCTTTCACTGACAAGGCTCAACTGAGGGAGTATCTTGATTTCCTTGAGGAGGTAAAGAAGCGTGATCACCGGAGGCTGGGTAAGGCGTTGGACCTCTTCAGTATCAACGAGGAGATAGGCCCGGGACTTATACTCTGGCATCCTGACGGCGCACTCATCAGAAAGACGATCGAGGACTTCTGGAGGGACGAGCATCTGAAGGCGGACTACAAGCTTCTCTATACCCCCCATATTGCGAAACTTAATCTCTGGGAGAAGAGCGGCCACCTGGACTTCTACCGGGAGAACATGTACTCCCCGATGGAGGTTGAGGGTATCAACTATGAGTTAAAGCCCATGAACTGTCCCTTTCATATCGCCATATTCAACAGCGGTCTGAAGAGTTACAGGGAATTACCCATCCGGTATGCAGAGCTTGGAACGGTCTACCGTTTCGAGCGTTCAGGGGTCCTGCATGGTCTTTTGCGCGTCAGGGGGTTTACCCAGGATGACGCACACATCTTCTGCAGGGAAGACCAGATAGAGGAAGAGATATTGAATGTTCTCGACTTTACTCTCTTTGTGCTGAGGACCTTCGGGTTCGACCGGTATGATATATATCTCTCCACGCGTCCTGAGAAGTACGTAGGATCCCTTGATAGCTGGGAGAGAGCAACAAATGCCTTAAAAACGGCACTTGATAACAAGGGCCTTGCCTATGAAATAGACCCCGGAGAGGGGGTGTTTTATGGACCAAAGATAGATATCAAGGTGAAGGATTCCCTCATGAGGCAGTGGCAGTGCAGCACAATCCAGGTGGATTTCAACAACCCGGAGCGGTTTGACGTGACCTACCGGGGGGCTGACGGAAAAGAACACAAACCAATAATGATACATCGGGCACTTATGGGGTCCCTGGAGCGGTTTTTCGGTATCCTGATAGAACACTATGCCGGGGCCTTTCCACTGTGGCTTGCACCCGTCCAGATGGCGGTTATAACGGTAGCGGAGCGGCATATTGAGTTTGCCGGGGAGGTGCTCAGTGGTTTTAAACGCTCAGGGATACGGGCAGAGCCTTACTTTGAAAATGAGAAAGTGGGCTACAAAATCCGACAGGTATCTGTTAGAAAGGTTCCCTATTCAGTTATAATAGGTGACAAGGAGATAGAGTCGGGACTGTTGCCGGTGAGAAAAAGGGGCGGAGAACAGAGCGGTCCCTACTTGCCGGAGGATCTGGTTTCAGGTCTTGCTGAGGAGATTGGCGACAGGAGGCTTAAACTTAAGCTCTGA